A region from the Vicia villosa cultivar HV-30 ecotype Madison, WI linkage group LG3, Vvil1.0, whole genome shotgun sequence genome encodes:
- the LOC131661868 gene encoding aspartic proteinase PCS1-like: MNMPTSPHVLLLLRVFIFIMFLQIQTSTSFSSLSPPPQKPFILPLKLQTLPHGSLSLPTPSSRKLSFQHNVTLTVSLTLGSPPQNVTMVLDTGSELSWLHCKKLPNLNSIFNPLLSSTYTPTPCTSPVCKTRTRDFPVPVSCDTKKLCHATISYADASYIEGNLATETFFAGGSAQPGTIFGCMDSGFSSNTNEDSKTTGLMGMNRGSLSFVTQMGLPKFSYCISGKDSTGVLLFGEANFNWLGPLKYTPMVKMSIPLPYFDRVAYTVRLEGIRVGKKLLQVPKTIFAPDHTGAGQTMVDSGTQFTFLLGPVYTALREEFIAQTKGSMTLLNDTNFVFQGAIDLCYNLGSGQKPGRVGLPVLPAVTLMFEGAEMSVSGERLLYRVSDDVAKWKNDLVYCFTFGNSDLLGIEAYVIGHYHQMNVWMEFDLVNSRVGFADTSCELASQRLGMVP, from the coding sequence ATGAACATGCCAACCTCTCCCCATGTTCTCCTTCTTCTTAgagttttcattttcatcatgttccttcaaatccaaacaagtacttctttttcttctctttcacCTCCCCCACAAAAACCTTTCATATTACCACTAAAACTCCAAACACTCCCACATGGCTCACTTTCACTTCCAACCCCTTCTTCACGTAAACTCTCTTTCCAACACAATGTAACCTTAACAGTCTCCCTTACATTAGGCTCACCCCCACAGAATGTTACCATGGTCCTCGACACAGGGAGTGAACTCTCATGGCTACACTGTAAAAAGCTTCCAAACTTAAACTCCATTTTCAACCCCCTCCTCTCTTCAACATACACCCCCACCCCCTGCACCTCACCCGTTTGTAAAACCCGAACCCGAGACTTCCCCGTACCCGTTTCATGCGATACCAAAAAACTCTGCCACGCCACAATCTCCTACGCCGACGCCTCCTACATCGAAGGCAACCTCGCCACCGAGACTTTCTTCGCCGGCGGGTCAGCACAACCCGGTACCATATTCGGGTGTATGGACTCCGGGTTCAGCTCCAACACAAACGAAGACTCCAAAACAACCGGGTTAATGGGTATGAACCGTGGCTCTCTCTCGTTTGTAACCCAAATGGGGTTACCTAAATTCTCGTACTGTATCTCCGGCAAAGACTCCACCGGCGTGTTACTTTTCGGCGAAGCAAACTTTAACTGGCTTGGACCATTAAAATACACACCCATGGTCAAAATGTCAATTCCATTACCGTATTTTGATCGAGTCGCATACACGGTGCGACTCGAGGGAATACGCGTCGGGAAGAAATTACTTCAGGTACCAAAAACAATCTTCGCACCGGATCACACCGGAGCGGGTcaaacaatggtggattcgggTACACAGTTTACCTTCCTTTTAGGACCGGTTTACACCGCATTACGAGAAGAATTCATTGCTCAAACAAAAGGGTCAATGACCCTTTTGAACGACACGAATTTCGTCTTCCAGGGAGCTATAGATTTGTGTTACAATCTCGGGTCGGGTCAAAAACCGGGTCGGGTGGGTCTTCCGGTGTTACCGGCGGTTACGCTTATGTTTGAAGGAGCGGAGATGAGTGTTTCAGGGGAGAGGCTATTGTATAGAGTAAGTGATGACGTGGCAAAATGGAAGAATGATTTGGTGTATTGTTTCACGTTTGGGAACTCTGACTTGTTGGGAATTGAGGCATACGTAATTGGACATTATCATCAAATGAACGTGTGGATGGAGTTTGATTTGGTCAACTCTAGAGTTGGATTTGCTGATACTAGTTGTGAGCTTGCAAGTCAACGATTAGGCATGGTTCCTTAG
- the LOC131661869 gene encoding probable E3 ubiquitin-protein ligase RHC2A — MSTETVSYWCYRCSRFVRLGRQETVVCPDCDSGFLEEVDQPSRSLHVDSRRRRFPAAAMYMIGQRPGSGSGSDHFHSFRPSSLHRTRRNGGERSPFNPVIVLRGGGSMEVTEGGNNNNNNGGVGGVGVGVGIGGGGGGGESRGFELFYDDGAGSGLRPLPPSMSEFLLGSGFDRLLEQLSQIEINGISRYEHPPATKSAIDSLPTIEIDDTHLEMESHCAVCKEAFELTNVVREMPCKHIYHPDCILPWLALHNSCPVCRHELPSDSDAGTNVNVQPQSQSQPLPQTQSQTLTQSQSLGLNEEESNVGLTIWRLPGGGFAVGRFSGGRRGAERELPVVYTEMDGGFNNGGEPRRISWSSIGSRGRERGGGLRRFFGSFLGCFGGGGVENRRTVSSLSSRETRSLRTNSSHSSSMDPSPRSRRTWSMDVNSGMRSW, encoded by the coding sequence ATGTCTACAGAAACGGTTTCTTATTGGTGTTACCGATGCAGTCGTTTTGTGAGATTAGGGAGACAAGAAACGGTGGTTTGCCCTGATTGTGACAGCGGGTTTCTCGAGGAAGTTGATCAACCGTCGCGCTCTCTCCATGTAGACTCCCGCCGCCGACGTTTTCCGGCCGCCGCCATGTACATGATCGGTCAACGTCCTGGTTCTGGTTCCGGTTCCGATCATTTTCATAGTTTCCGTCCATCTTCTCTACATAGAACTCGCCGCAACGGTGGCGAACGATCTCCTTTCAATCCGGTTATTGTCCTTCGCGGTGGTGGATCGATGGAGGTAACAGAAGGaggtaacaataacaataacaacggCGGTGTTGGTGGTGTTGGTGTTGGTGTTGGTATTGGAGGAGGTGGTGGAGGTGGAGAGagccgtggttttgagcttttcTATGATGACGGTGCTGGTTCGGGATTAAGGCCTTTGCCTCCGAGTATGTCAGAGTTTCTTCTTGGATCTGGATTTGATAGATTGCTGGAGCAGCTTTCTCAGATTGAAATCAATGGGATTTCGAGATATGAACATCCTCCGGCGACAAAATCGGCTATTGATTCTTTACCGACGATTGAAATTGATGATACTCATTTGGAAATGGAATCGCACTGTGCGGTTTGCAAAGAAGCTTTTGAGTTAACTAATGTTGTTAGAGAAATGCCTTGTAAGCATATTTATCATCCTGACTGTATTTTGCCTTGGCTTGCACTTCATAATTCTTGCCCGGTTTGTCGTCATGAGTTACCTTCGGATTCGGATGCTGGAACAAATGTAAATGTTCAACCACAATCACAATCGCAACCACTGccacaaacacaatcacaaacacTAACACAGTCGCAATCACTTGGTTTGAATGAGGAAGAGAGTAATGTTGGGTTAACTATATGGAGATTACCGGGTGGTGGTTTTGCTGTGGGGAGATTTTCGGGTGGAAGAAGAGGTGCTGAGAGGGAACTTCCTGTTGTTTATACTGAAATGGATGGTGGGTTTAACAATGGTGGTGAACCTAGGAGGATTTCTTGGTCTTCTATTGGGAGTAGAGGGAGGGAGAGAGGTGGTGGTTTGAGAAGGTTTTTTGGGAGTTTCTTGGGTTGTTTTGGCGGCGGTGGAGTTGAGAATCGGCGCACTGTTTCGAGTCTTTCGAGTAGAGAGACGAGATCTTTGAGGACTAATTCATCTCATTCTTCGAGTATGGATCCGTCTCCACGGTCGCGTAGGACTTGGTCTATGGATGTAAACAGTGGAATGAGATCATGGTAG